Part of the Tepiditoga spiralis genome, AGTTGGTGGAGATATAGTAACCGTACCATTTGCTGTTATTGAAAAAATGTTTAAACATCCAATGACAGACTTAGGACTAGAAAGATTCAATGCTGATTGGAAAAAATATCAAGAATATATGAGTAAAAAATAAAATTTTAATATAATAATTATTAAACCTTTAAAACAAGTGAGTTTCAACTTTTGAAACTCACTTGTTTTTTTGAAAACATAAAAAATTTTTTTATTTTATTTCTATTATTTTAGTAGCTATATTTTCTATAAAATACCTATCATGTTCTATAAAAATCATAGTTGGTTCATACTTTAATATTGCTTTTTCGAGTTTTAATCTGGTTGGTATATCTATATAATTAAGTGGTTCATCCCAAATTAAAACAGTAACTGGATCTACTATACTCAAACATAAATCAATTTTCTTTTTTTCACCATCACTAAATTCTTTTGCTTGTTTATCAAGTATTTCACCCCTCACTTCAAAATTTCCAAGAATTTGTCTAAATTTATTTTCATTTATTTGCTTTTTTTGAATATATTCATATAATGTTGTATCTTCCCAATTTGATACTTGTTCTACTCTTGAAAAATTTATGAATTTAGGTTTATATATATTTCCGCTTTTAATATTAATTTCATTAAAAATAGCCTTTAATAATGTTGTTTTTCCACTTCCATTTTTTCCAAAAATAGCTATTCTTTCTTTTTTGTATAGTGTAAGATTAAAGTTTTTTAAAATAGTATTATTTCCATATTCAACATTTAAATTATAAATTTGAAGTAATTTATTTGGAATTTTATTTGAATTAAATATTTTTAATTCATAATTTTTTTCTACATTTTTTAAAAGTCCTTTTTGTTCTTCAATATTTTTTTGAATATTTAACTCAAAATTTTTTGACATTTTCATTAATTTTTTTGCTTTACCCCCAACATAGCCTTTGTCTATAATACTTGTATCTGGATGGTATTTTTTAAATTTATCTTTTTCTCGATTATTAGCCCAAACTTTTGATCTAATCAAGGCTTCTTTTAAATTTTTTACTTTTTTCTCTATTTTTTCATTCTTTTTCTTTTCAAAATCTTCTTCTAATTTTAAGTTGTATTCTAATTCGCTATAATTTGTATTTAATAATTTTACATTAGATTTATTAATTGATATTATATGGTCTATACAAAGATCTAAAAAATACCTATCAT contains:
- the abc-f gene encoding ribosomal protection-like ABC-F family protein; translation: MANIKLNNLSFYYTSPYKLIFQNLNLTINVEWKCGLVGKNGRGKTTLLKLLKRDLEPSIGEINIPIKVSYFPFKIEKKYTLTYDILKNLIAPFSDMEKKMDYLLQNKNINEYGEVLEKYTFLNGFIIDTLIEKEFNKMGLKLELLKRPYETLSSGEKTKIMIIAMFLRKDNYLLIDEPTNHLDISSREQLGKYLSKKKNFLVVSHDRYFLDLCIDHIISINKSNVKLLNTNYSELEYNLKLEEDFEKKKNEKIEKKVKNLKEALIRSKVWANNREKDKFKKYHPDTSIIDKGYVGGKAKKLMKMSKNFELNIQKNIEEQKGLLKNVEKNYELKIFNSNKIPNKLLQIYNLNVEYGNNTILKNFNLTLYKKERIAIFGKNGSGKTTLLKAIFNEINIKSGNIYKPKFINFSRVEQVSNWEDTTLYEYIQKKQINENKFRQILGNFEVRGEILDKQAKEFSDGEKKKIDLCLSIVDPVTVLIWDEPLNYIDIPTRLKLEKAILKYEPTMIFIEHDRYFIENIATKIIEIK